The following proteins are co-located in the Aquarana catesbeiana isolate 2022-GZ linkage group LG02, ASM4218655v1, whole genome shotgun sequence genome:
- the FZD4 gene encoding frizzled-4: MGSMLWSLLFYLPALCCLEVYSFGEEEERRCDPIRISMCQNLGYNVTKMPNLVGHELQTDAELQLTTFTPLIQYGCSSQLQFFLCSVYVPMCTEKINIPIGPCGGMCLSVKRRCEPVLKEFGFAWPESLNCSKFPPQNDHKHMCMEGPGDEEVPMHSKTSVQPGEECTAMVPNSEQYTWVSRSMSCVLKCGYDAGLYTRLSKEFTDIWMTVWASLCFLSTAFTVLTFLIDSSRFSYPERPIIFLSMCYNIYSIAYIVRLIVGRDRIACEFGEASAPVLIQEGLKNTGCAIIFLLMYFFGMASSIWWVILTLTWFLAAGLKWGHEAIEMHSSYFHIAAWAIPAVKTIVILIMRLVDADELTGLCYVGNQNIDALTGFVVAPLFTYLVIGTLFIAAGLVALFKIRSNLQKDGTKTDKLERLMVKIGVFSVLYTVPATCVIACYFYEISNWAVFRYTADDSNIAVEMLKIFMSLLVGITSGMWIWSAKTLHTWQKCSNRLVNSGKVKRKKRADAWVKPGKGNETVV, encoded by the exons ATGGGCTCTATGCTGTGGTCGCTTCTCTTCTACTTGCCTGCACTGTGCTGCCTGGAGGTCTACAGCttcggggaggaagaggagaggcgCTGCGACCCAATCAGGATCTCCATGTGCCAGAACCTGGGCTACAATGTAACTAAGATGCCCAACCTGGTGGGGCATGAACTCCAGACGGATGCCGAGCTACAGCTCACCACCTTCACCCCTCTCATCCAGTATGGGTGCTCCAGCCAGCTGCAG ttctTTCTGTGTTCTGTGTACGTTCCGATGTGTACAGAGAAAATTAACATCCCCATCGGCCCCTGTGGTGGCATGTGTCTTTCCGTCAAGAGAAGGTGTGAGCCTGTCCTCAAAGAATTTGGATTTGCTTGGCCAGAAAGTTTGAACTGTAGCAAATTTCCACCCCAGAATGATCACAAGCACATGTGCATGGAGGGCCCTGGAGATGAGGAGGTGCCAATGCACAGCAAGACATCTGTGCAGCCTGGGGAAGAGTGCACTGCCATGGTTCCAAACTCCGAACAATACACTTGGGTTTCGAGAAGCATGAGCTGTGTCTTGAAGTGCGGCTATGATGCGGGTCTCTATACGCGCTTGTCCAAGGAATTCACTGACATCTGGATGACCGTGTGGGCCAGCTTGTGCTTTTTATCCACTGCATTCACAGTGCTCACTTTTTTGATTGACTCATCTCGTTTCTCCTATCCTGAGAGACCTATCATCTTCCTGAGCATGTGTTATAATATTTATAGCATTGCCTATATTGTGAGATTGATTGTGGGCCGAGACAGAATAGCCTGTGAGTTTGGCGAGGCTTCAGCACCCGTTCTCATCCAGGAAGGGCTTAAGAACACAGGATGCGCCATCATTTTCctgctcatgtacttttttggaaTGGCTAGCTCCATCTGGTGGGTGATTTTGACACTAACATGGTTCCTTGCAGCAGGCCTTAAGTGGGGACATGAAGCTATAGAGATGCACAGCTCCTACTTCCATATCGCTGCTTGGGCCATTCCAGCCGTAAAAACAATTGTAATCTTGATCATGAGACTTGTTGATGCGGATGAGTTGACTGGTCTTTGCTATGTTGGCAACCAAAACATTGATGCCCTCACTGGTTTCGTAGTGGCCCCGCTTTTTACCTACTTGGTGATTGGTACTCTGTTTATAGCAGCCGGACTTGTGGCATTATTTAAAATCAGGTCCAATCTTCAAAAAGACGGAACCAAAACAGACAAGCTAGAACGATTAATGGTAAAAATCGGCGTCTTCTCTGTTTTGTACACTGTGCCAGCAACCTGTGTGATCGCTTGCTACTTCTACGAGATCTCCAATTGGGCTGTTTTCCGATACACAGCCGATGACTCCAACATTGCTGTGGAGATGCTCAAGATATTTATGTCCCTTTTGGTGGGCATCACGTCGGGTATGTGGATCTGGTCTGCCAAGACGCTACATACGTGGCAGAAGTGTTCAAATAGATTAGTGAACTCGGGGAAagtaaaaaggaagaaaagggcCGATGCTTGGGTAAAACCGGGCAAAGGGAATGAAACTGTGGTATAG